The Syntrophorhabdales bacterium genome has a segment encoding these proteins:
- a CDS encoding FAD/NAD(P)-binding protein gives MSTEQSTAAIKNPYLPDLATVVSIIDETPNIKSFRVVFNDEEKMKQFSFEPGQVGQLSVFGVGESTFVINSPPTRKEYLQFSVMKAGEATASLHELSVGDQIGVRAPLGNWFPYRQMKGKNILFVGGGIGLAPLRTLILFMLDTRQDYQDITIIYGARTSADLCYKEDLEDWGKRNDLELILTVDTNSPGPPIREGFVPTILNEVAPKPDNKIAITCGPPIMIKYVLQNLAQLGFRDEDVITTLEARMKCGIGLCGRCNIGSKFICKDGPVFSLAELKRLNFEI, from the coding sequence GTGAGCACTGAGCAGTCAACAGCAGCCATCAAGAACCCCTATTTGCCTGATCTGGCAACGGTCGTCAGTATCATCGACGAGACGCCCAACATAAAATCTTTCCGGGTAGTTTTCAATGATGAAGAAAAGATGAAACAATTCTCCTTCGAGCCGGGCCAGGTCGGACAGCTTTCGGTATTCGGCGTGGGTGAGTCGACCTTCGTCATTAATTCCCCACCCACCCGCAAGGAATATCTCCAGTTCAGCGTGATGAAAGCGGGCGAAGCCACAGCATCCCTCCATGAGCTCTCGGTGGGAGACCAGATCGGTGTGCGCGCCCCGCTTGGCAACTGGTTTCCGTACCGGCAGATGAAAGGAAAGAACATTCTCTTTGTCGGCGGAGGCATAGGGTTGGCGCCCCTTCGAACGCTGATCCTTTTCATGCTGGACACGCGCCAAGACTACCAGGATATCACCATCATTTATGGCGCGCGCACCAGTGCTGATCTCTGCTATAAAGAGGATCTGGAGGACTGGGGCAAGCGCAACGATCTCGAACTGATATTGACCGTGGATACCAACTCTCCGGGCCCACCTATCAGGGAAGGATTTGTGCCCACTATCCTCAACGAGGTTGCGCCAAAGCCGGATAACAAAATCGCCATTACCTGCGGTCCTCCCATTATGATAAAGTACGTCCTGCAGAACCTCGCACAGCTGGGCTTCAGGGATGAAGACGTGATCACGACACTGGAAGCGAGGATGAAGTGTGGGATAGGCCTATGCGGCCGCTGCAACATCGGCAGTAAATTCATCTGCAAGGATGGTCCTGTCTTCTCGCTTGCTGAACTGAAGAGGCTGAATTTCGAGATCTAG
- a CDS encoding 4Fe-4S dicluster domain-containing protein: MRKLGYLRKGKEKELIEALGKKATLFFPCLEGDTVLFKRATDGHTLYLARPAASPPKNIIYPQSETLVSFEFKKDPNDARRTLIDLQDNIEAEDTIIFGARPCDARGIAIIDRAFSDTDTPDPYYLARRAKTTILTITCPEPSTGCFCTWVGCGPAETSDSDVMMTELEDGYLLEAITPKGETLLESPILEDGAAYETRARDVQKTVHEAMVSRAGAADTTPVDQETFHSEAFWEKTAERCIACGACTYLCPTCYCFNITDEQSVNKGERIRSWDACMFHHFTLEASGHNPRAAKGLRFKNRVGHKFLYYGEKYEGIIACSGCGRCIRACPVSMEISSIAAELKKNSGGEQ, translated from the coding sequence ATGAGGAAGTTGGGTTACCTCAGGAAGGGAAAAGAGAAGGAGCTGATAGAGGCGCTCGGTAAGAAGGCTACCCTCTTTTTTCCGTGTCTCGAGGGCGACACAGTACTCTTCAAACGGGCAACGGATGGACACACGCTCTATCTTGCCCGCCCCGCCGCGAGTCCGCCAAAAAATATCATCTACCCCCAGAGCGAGACTCTCGTCTCATTCGAATTTAAGAAAGACCCGAATGACGCCCGCCGGACCCTCATAGATCTCCAGGATAACATCGAGGCCGAGGATACGATCATCTTCGGCGCAAGGCCGTGCGACGCACGGGGCATCGCGATAATCGATCGCGCCTTCTCCGACACAGACACCCCGGATCCCTATTACCTGGCGCGGCGCGCGAAGACGACGATCCTTACCATCACCTGTCCTGAACCATCAACGGGCTGTTTTTGTACGTGGGTGGGGTGCGGCCCTGCAGAAACGAGTGATTCCGATGTCATGATGACCGAACTTGAAGACGGCTATCTCCTTGAAGCCATAACACCGAAAGGGGAAACTCTTCTCGAAAGCCCGATCCTGGAGGACGGCGCTGCCTACGAAACGCGGGCCAGAGACGTCCAGAAGACGGTCCACGAGGCAATGGTGAGTAGAGCGGGCGCCGCTGATACCACTCCCGTCGATCAGGAAACCTTCCACTCGGAGGCCTTCTGGGAAAAGACCGCTGAACGTTGTATCGCTTGCGGAGCGTGCACCTATCTCTGTCCCACCTGTTACTGCTTTAACATTACCGACGAGCAGTCCGTCAACAAAGGCGAACGCATCCGGAGTTGGGACGCTTGCATGTTCCACCATTTTACCCTGGAGGCGAGCGGGCACAATCCGAGAGCCGCGAAAGGCCTCCGCTTCAAAAACAGGGTCGGTCACAAGTTCCTCTACTACGGTGAAAAATATGAAGGGATCATCGCGTGCTCAGGTTGCGGCCGCTGCATCCGCGCCTGTCCGGTGTCGATGGAGATAAGCAGCATTGCTGCAGAGCTCAAAAAGAATAGTGGCGGTGAGCAGTGA
- a CDS encoding 4Fe-4S dicluster domain-containing protein: MNLEKLKEIVRKVLPSVDVVIGYRNGVDALHPVPCFVTSPEEVDSLVINAACVHNLASYLPSLKKKAAVIVKGCDSRTVVQLIQEGIIKRENVVIIGVPCHGAVSVRKVLRAIDHQPVIDAAFESDALMVKTKKGETRLSLREVLAEKCLTCRYPTPLLSDYVAGEEIAPEADEKQAYQDIRDFDARPLEERRAYWLAQFDRCIRCYACRNACPLCVCRESCIAETRDPHWMSQKATPDEKMMFHMIHAIHLAGRCTECGECERACPMDIPVAKLKKKINLEMKELFGYEAGISTEDRPPMYTFKVEEEQIEEHKIR; encoded by the coding sequence GTGAATCTGGAGAAGCTTAAAGAGATCGTTAGAAAGGTGCTCCCTTCGGTGGACGTGGTGATCGGCTACAGGAACGGTGTGGACGCACTCCATCCGGTTCCTTGCTTCGTCACGTCTCCCGAGGAAGTCGATTCGCTCGTCATCAACGCTGCCTGCGTTCACAATCTCGCATCCTATCTGCCGTCTCTAAAGAAGAAAGCTGCAGTCATAGTCAAGGGCTGCGACAGCCGGACCGTAGTCCAGCTGATACAGGAAGGGATCATCAAGCGGGAAAATGTAGTGATCATCGGTGTGCCGTGCCACGGCGCGGTGAGTGTACGCAAAGTGTTGCGTGCCATCGATCACCAGCCGGTCATTGACGCCGCGTTCGAATCAGACGCGCTTATGGTAAAGACGAAGAAGGGAGAGACGCGCCTTTCGTTGCGTGAGGTTCTAGCTGAGAAGTGCCTGACCTGCCGGTACCCGACCCCGCTGCTCAGCGATTATGTTGCCGGAGAAGAGATTGCACCGGAAGCTGATGAGAAGCAGGCCTACCAGGACATCCGCGACTTTGATGCACGTCCCCTCGAAGAGCGCAGAGCCTATTGGCTTGCTCAATTCGATCGCTGTATTCGCTGCTATGCATGCCGCAACGCATGTCCACTCTGCGTCTGCAGAGAATCCTGTATTGCCGAGACGCGGGACCCACACTGGATGAGCCAGAAAGCCACACCAGACGAAAAGATGATGTTTCACATGATCCACGCCATACACCTGGCCGGTCGGTGCACCGAGTGCGGCGAGTGCGAAAGGGCATGTCCCATGGATATCCCGGTCGCCAAACTGAAGAAGAAGATCAATCTGGAGATGAAAGAACTCTTCGGTTATGAGGCCGGCATCTCGACAGAAGACAGGCCGCCGATGTACACGTTCAAAGTGGAAGAGGAACAGATCGAGGAGCACAAGATCCGATGA
- a CDS encoding hydrogenase iron-sulfur subunit, giving the protein MSAVEGKELRIVGFLCNWCSYGGADTAGVSRFKQPTDLRIIRVPCSGRVDPLFVVKALIHGADGVLVSGCHPRDCHYSDGNFYARRRLEMLKRFLPFVGIDARRFHYTWVSASEGQRWQQTVTDFTKLIHELGPAPRLPHVDPAREAIA; this is encoded by the coding sequence ATGTCTGCCGTAGAAGGAAAAGAGCTCCGCATTGTCGGTTTCTTGTGCAACTGGTGTTCTTATGGCGGCGCCGACACTGCTGGCGTGAGCCGCTTCAAGCAGCCGACGGATCTGAGAATCATCAGAGTTCCCTGCTCCGGAAGAGTCGATCCCCTCTTCGTGGTCAAAGCACTCATACACGGCGCTGACGGCGTCCTCGTCTCCGGATGTCATCCGAGAGATTGCCATTACTCGGACGGTAATTTTTACGCGCGCCGCAGGCTCGAGATGTTGAAACGTTTTCTCCCTTTTGTAGGAATTGATGCGCGCCGTTTTCACTACACGTGGGTTTCCGCATCCGAAGGGCAGCGCTGGCAGCAGACGGTCACCGATTTCACGAAGCTCATCCACGAACTGGGACCCGCACCACGCCTGCCCCATGTTGACCCGGCCAGGGAGGCCATAGCGTGA
- a CDS encoding CoB--CoM heterodisulfide reductase iron-sulfur subunit A family protein yields the protein MRVGVFICHCGNNIAGTVDVARAAEETAKLPHVVYSTHYMYTCSEPGQEEIKQAIKRENLDRIVVAACSPRMHEFTFRRTVEKAGLNRYFFEMANIREHVSWIGEDKELNTNKAIEAVRMAIEKVIRNKPLYSSAFKINKRVLVIGAGVAGMQAALDCGEGGLDVVLVEKSPAIGGMMARLDKTFPTIDCSICILGPKMVDVAQHERISLHAYSEIEEIKGYVGNYQVKIRKKTPYVDWKKCTGCGECMEKCPTKNAYDTFNFGVAPTRAINIPFPQAIPKKATIDARYCRQLLKGKCGVCAKVCPAKAINFELPDQLVTEEVGAIIVATGYGLIDQERLPEYGGGRYPDVITGIQYERLLNASGPTSGHILRPSDQTEPKSIVFVSCAGSRDKSIGIAYCSNFCCMYIAKQAILTKDHIPDSQSYVFYMDVRASGKGYDEFTRRAQEDYGVKYIRGRVSRIYPKGNKMIVQGADTLLGAKVEVEADLVVLATAATAAPGAATLAEKLHISYDTNGFYVESHPKLRPVETNTSGVFLAGAAQGPKDIPSSVGQGSAAAAKVLSLFSRDMLESDPAVARVNQNACVGCLKCVKTCPFQAIKEQELRGGKIVASVIETVCAGCGVCTSTCPCGAIQLQHFTDNQLLAEVNSLCLP from the coding sequence ATGAGAGTCGGCGTATTTATCTGCCATTGCGGCAACAATATTGCGGGCACGGTTGACGTAGCCAGGGCTGCCGAGGAGACGGCGAAACTGCCCCACGTGGTCTACTCCACCCATTACATGTATACCTGTTCCGAGCCGGGCCAGGAGGAAATCAAGCAGGCCATCAAACGGGAGAACCTTGACCGTATTGTGGTCGCGGCGTGCTCGCCCCGCATGCACGAGTTTACCTTCAGGCGCACGGTTGAAAAAGCCGGTCTCAACCGTTACTTCTTTGAAATGGCCAACATCAGGGAGCACGTCTCCTGGATCGGCGAAGATAAAGAGCTCAATACAAACAAGGCCATAGAAGCAGTACGCATGGCCATAGAAAAGGTGATCCGGAACAAGCCGCTCTATTCTTCAGCGTTCAAGATAAACAAACGAGTCCTTGTGATCGGTGCTGGCGTCGCCGGTATGCAGGCGGCCCTTGACTGTGGGGAGGGCGGCCTCGATGTAGTGCTCGTGGAGAAGAGCCCTGCCATAGGCGGCATGATGGCTCGGCTCGACAAGACATTTCCTACCATCGATTGCTCTATCTGTATCCTGGGACCAAAAATGGTTGATGTAGCGCAGCACGAACGGATCAGCCTTCACGCCTATTCTGAGATCGAGGAAATCAAAGGCTATGTGGGCAACTACCAGGTGAAGATACGCAAAAAGACTCCCTACGTCGACTGGAAAAAGTGTACAGGCTGCGGTGAGTGCATGGAGAAGTGTCCCACAAAAAACGCTTACGACACCTTTAACTTCGGCGTAGCACCCACGCGCGCCATCAACATCCCTTTTCCGCAGGCGATCCCAAAGAAAGCGACGATTGACGCTCGTTATTGCCGCCAACTGCTAAAAGGGAAGTGCGGCGTTTGTGCGAAGGTCTGCCCTGCAAAAGCGATCAACTTCGAGCTTCCGGATCAGCTCGTCACGGAGGAGGTCGGTGCCATCATCGTAGCGACCGGCTACGGCCTCATCGACCAGGAGAGACTGCCGGAGTATGGCGGCGGACGCTACCCTGATGTGATCACCGGTATCCAGTACGAGCGACTGCTGAACGCCTCGGGGCCGACGTCGGGCCACATCCTCAGGCCTTCTGATCAAACTGAACCCAAGAGCATTGTTTTCGTCTCCTGCGCTGGATCGCGCGACAAATCCATAGGCATCGCGTACTGCTCCAATTTCTGCTGCATGTACATAGCCAAACAGGCAATCCTTACAAAGGATCACATCCCTGACTCCCAATCCTACGTCTTCTACATGGATGTCCGTGCTTCAGGAAAAGGCTATGACGAGTTCACGCGAAGGGCGCAGGAGGATTACGGCGTAAAGTACATACGGGGGCGTGTTTCCCGCATCTATCCGAAAGGTAACAAGATGATCGTCCAGGGAGCCGACACCTTGCTGGGTGCAAAGGTTGAGGTAGAGGCTGACCTTGTCGTTCTCGCCACAGCAGCCACGGCAGCGCCAGGCGCAGCAACGCTTGCTGAGAAGCTGCATATCTCTTATGACACGAATGGCTTCTACGTTGAGAGCCACCCGAAGCTCCGTCCGGTAGAGACGAACACCTCGGGTGTTTTTCTCGCAGGAGCAGCACAAGGCCCCAAGGACATCCCTTCGTCGGTCGGCCAGGGCAGCGCCGCCGCAGCCAAAGTGCTCTCCCTCTTCTCACGTGACATGCTGGAATCAGATCCAGCTGTTGCGCGGGTGAATCAGAATGCGTGCGTGGGATGTCTCAAGTGCGTCAAGACCTGCCCCTTCCAGGCAATCAAGGAACAGGAACTGCGCGGCGGTAAAATAGTAGCGAGCGTGATCGAAACGGTATGTGCAGGCTGCGGCGTATGTACCTCCACCTGCCCGTGCGGCGCGATCCAACTCCAGCACTTTACAGATAATCAGCTGCTCGCGGAGGTAAACAGCCTATGTCTGCCGTAG
- a CDS encoding CoB--CoM heterodisulfide reductase iron-sulfur subunit B family protein: MIEREYAYYAGCSLEGTASSYDRSIRAILKDLGVVIKEPVDWSCCGSTPAHAMDHVLAGALAARNLAIVERMETATLTTPCPSCLSAFKKARAKMLTDKNFKDEVNQLLDDPYEGTVKAKSTLQVIYEDVGLDAVVAKVTTILPDLKAACYYGCILSRPPRLAAFDDPENPVSMDRLLAACGIEVRDFAFKTECCGAAFGVPKREMVLRLTHKVLNMVQDCGANCVVVACPLCQQNLDLRQAQVNRAMGSSFSLPVLYFSQVLGLAFGYSPVELGLDKHIVSVDRLIRSRSPKGTEETASPAKSAARKNAARGAEETNRERERTASVVKET, encoded by the coding sequence ATGATTGAGAGAGAGTATGCCTATTATGCCGGCTGCTCCCTTGAGGGGACCGCGTCATCCTATGACCGGTCGATACGCGCAATCCTCAAAGATCTCGGTGTGGTCATCAAAGAGCCTGTTGACTGGAGCTGTTGCGGGTCCACGCCCGCTCATGCGATGGATCACGTTCTTGCAGGCGCACTCGCCGCGCGTAATCTTGCAATAGTGGAGCGCATGGAGACGGCAACGCTTACCACCCCCTGCCCTTCCTGTCTCTCGGCCTTCAAGAAAGCGCGTGCAAAAATGCTCACAGACAAGAACTTTAAAGATGAAGTCAACCAGCTTCTGGATGACCCCTATGAGGGAACGGTAAAAGCGAAATCCACGCTCCAGGTGATTTATGAAGATGTGGGGCTCGACGCTGTAGTTGCGAAGGTAACGACTATCCTTCCCGATCTCAAAGCGGCCTGCTACTATGGCTGCATCTTGAGCCGCCCGCCCCGCCTTGCTGCATTCGATGACCCGGAAAACCCTGTCTCGATGGACAGGCTGCTTGCTGCCTGTGGCATTGAGGTACGCGATTTTGCTTTCAAAACAGAATGCTGCGGTGCAGCCTTTGGTGTTCCAAAAAGAGAGATGGTGCTCCGGCTCACACACAAAGTTCTGAACATGGTGCAGGATTGCGGAGCCAACTGCGTGGTGGTGGCATGCCCGCTCTGTCAGCAGAATCTTGATCTCAGGCAGGCACAGGTGAATCGAGCCATGGGCTCATCTTTCTCCCTCCCCGTCCTCTATTTCTCACAAGTGCTCGGGCTTGCCTTCGGCTATTCGCCTGTCGAGCTTGGTCTTGACAAGCACATTGTAAGCGTTGACAGGCTCATCCGCTCGAGAAGCCCCAAGGGCACCGAAGAGACAGCTTCACCCGCAAAAAGTGCAGCAAGAAAGAACGCGGCCCGGGGTGCGGAAGAAACAAACAGAGAGCGGGAACGTACCGCTTCGGTAGTAAAGGAGACCTGA
- a CDS encoding 4Fe-4S dicluster domain-containing protein, translating to METVRLASDTLNDFAAEVSQATGQDVVRCYQCGNCTAGCPYTEFFDYPVSQIMRMIQTGQREKVLNSKALWLCATCETCSTRCPCEIDVADVMDGLRNIAYREKRFTEKDIRTFYESFLTSLKNHGRIFELEIIARYNLKSGHLLTDADLGPKVMKQLHFTPKRIKGRDKVARIVKKFMEKK from the coding sequence ATGGAAACAGTACGTCTTGCCAGTGATACCCTTAACGATTTTGCCGCAGAGGTTTCCCAGGCGACCGGACAGGATGTAGTCCGGTGCTATCAGTGCGGCAATTGCACAGCAGGCTGTCCCTACACCGAATTTTTCGATTACCCCGTCAGCCAGATAATGCGGATGATCCAGACCGGGCAGAGAGAAAAGGTTCTAAACTCAAAAGCATTATGGCTCTGCGCCACGTGTGAGACATGCAGCACGCGCTGCCCCTGTGAGATCGACGTGGCTGACGTAATGGATGGACTCCGCAATATCGCCTACAGGGAAAAACGCTTTACTGAAAAGGATATACGAACATTCTATGAGTCCTTCCTCACATCGTTGAAAAACCATGGAAGGATCTTTGAACTGGAGATCATCGCCCGGTATAATCTAAAGTCGGGACATCTCCTCACTGACGCCGATCTGGGCCCCAAGGTGATGAAACAGCTCCACTTCACACCCAAGAGAATCAAGGGCAGAGACAAGGTCGCGCGCATCGTCAAGAAATTTATGGAGAAGAAGTAG
- a CDS encoding hydrogenase maturation protease, translating to MGQEGRTLILGLGNPILGDDGVGIAIARVIRSRWPADSSIDVLEASLAGRFLLDVICGYQTVVIADAIITGEYTPAGSIHRLTPDDLGTIVNPYASHALDLRTAIELGKQLGYEMPDTIRIYAVEIKENTTFREGLSPEVEAAVAPVARSIMEDLEKAATRSE from the coding sequence ATGGGGCAGGAAGGCAGGACCCTCATACTCGGCCTGGGCAACCCCATCCTGGGTGACGACGGCGTAGGGATAGCCATCGCGCGTGTGATAAGGAGCCGGTGGCCCGCTGACTCTTCGATAGACGTTCTAGAGGCGAGTCTTGCAGGCAGGTTCCTGCTGGACGTCATCTGCGGCTATCAGACCGTTGTCATAGCAGATGCCATCATAACCGGTGAGTACACCCCCGCGGGATCAATACACAGGCTCACACCCGACGATCTGGGAACGATAGTTAATCCTTATGCATCACATGCTCTAGACTTGAGGACCGCTATAGAACTCGGAAAGCAGTTGGGATACGAAATGCCCGATACGATTCGCATCTACGCCGTGGAAATAAAGGAAAACACAACGTTTCGGGAGGGGTTGAGCCCGGAGGTGGAGGCAGCTGTTGCACCTGTTGCCAGAAGCATTATGGAAGACCTGGAGAAAGCAGCAACCAGGTCAGAGTGA
- a CDS encoding Ni/Fe hydrogenase subunit alpha, with translation MGKTITINPITRLEGHGKIEIFLNDRGDVDDAYMQVTELRGFERFCLGRPAEEMPRIVPNICGVCPTPHNMASTKAVDYIYGVAPTYTAKLIRRLQVAANYVEDHYIHFFFLGGPDFVMGPDANPAERNILGVIGKVGLDIAKQVIEVRKRTRDIIKLIASKPAHPEGGLPGGVPRGIKEEERIAIMDTATFSIEFAKFALQLFKDTVLANKGYLDLVLSDTYGLKTYYMALVDDNYHQNYYEGMLRVVDPAGKEVAFFHPRDYADYIGEWVEPWTYIRLTHLRKLGWKGMVEGDNTSLYRVGPLARYNVANGMSTPLAQKEYEYMVSVLGKPAHHTLAYHWARLIEALQAAEELRQIANDPMLSGKDIRNMNFQFTGKGIGCVEACRGVLIHHYETDDKGLITKVNLIVATQHNAAPMGLSVKKAAQGFIKGGNVSEGLLNRVEMAFRAYDPCLGCATHVAAGKMPLEVTIRDREGVVLEKLTRD, from the coding sequence ATGGGAAAAACAATCACAATAAACCCGATAACGAGACTCGAGGGGCACGGCAAAATAGAGATCTTCCTGAACGACCGGGGGGATGTGGATGATGCCTACATGCAGGTAACGGAGTTGCGGGGATTTGAAAGGTTCTGCCTCGGCCGGCCCGCTGAAGAGATGCCGAGGATCGTGCCAAATATCTGCGGCGTCTGTCCGACTCCTCATAATATGGCATCAACAAAGGCGGTCGACTACATCTACGGCGTGGCGCCGACGTACACTGCGAAGCTTATTCGAAGGCTGCAAGTGGCGGCCAACTATGTAGAGGACCACTACATCCATTTCTTTTTCCTTGGCGGCCCCGATTTCGTCATGGGCCCGGATGCAAACCCGGCCGAACGAAATATCCTCGGGGTGATCGGCAAAGTCGGTCTGGATATTGCCAAGCAGGTCATCGAGGTACGAAAGAGGACCCGCGACATAATAAAGCTTATTGCAAGCAAGCCGGCCCATCCCGAGGGCGGGCTTCCCGGAGGCGTCCCCCGTGGAATAAAGGAAGAAGAGCGGATTGCCATCATGGATACCGCAACTTTTTCCATAGAATTTGCCAAGTTCGCATTGCAGCTCTTCAAAGATACCGTTCTCGCCAACAAGGGATACCTCGATCTCGTCCTGAGCGACACCTATGGCCTGAAGACTTACTACATGGCGCTGGTCGATGACAACTATCACCAGAACTATTACGAAGGCATGCTCAGGGTAGTAGACCCGGCCGGCAAAGAGGTGGCCTTTTTTCATCCCAGGGATTATGCGGACTATATAGGCGAGTGGGTTGAGCCCTGGACCTATATTCGCTTGACCCACTTAAGGAAACTCGGATGGAAGGGCATGGTCGAAGGGGACAATACATCGCTCTACCGGGTCGGTCCTTTAGCGCGCTACAACGTTGCAAACGGTATGTCGACACCGCTTGCTCAAAAGGAATATGAGTACATGGTGTCAGTGCTCGGCAAACCGGCGCATCATACACTGGCCTATCACTGGGCCCGACTGATAGAAGCCCTGCAGGCCGCAGAGGAGTTACGGCAGATTGCTAATGACCCGATGCTTTCCGGAAAAGATATAAGGAACATGAACTTCCAGTTCACGGGCAAGGGCATCGGTTGCGTGGAAGCCTGCAGAGGTGTTCTTATCCATCACTACGAAACCGACGACAAAGGGTTGATCACGAAAGTGAACCTGATCGTTGCCACACAACATAACGCGGCACCGATGGGCCTCTCGGTAAAGAAGGCGGCTCAAGGTTTCATTAAAGGCGGAAACGTCTCGGAGGGGCTCCTCAATAGAGTGGAGATGGCCTTCCGCGCGTATGACCCGTGCCTCGGCTGCGCAACCCACGTTGCTGCAGGCAAAATGCCTCTCGAGGTTACTATCAGAGACCGCGAAGGGGTGGTGCTGGAGAAACTGACCAGAGATTAG